A genomic region of Sideroxydans sp. CL21 contains the following coding sequences:
- the dut gene encoding dUTP diphosphatase, producing MKKVDVKILDPRLHEHPPAYATPGSAGIDMRACIDGSMTIQPGQCELIPSGIALHLNDPHYAAMILPRSGLGHKHGIVLGNLVGLIDSDYQGQIFISIWNRGHHPFALMPMERIAQLVIVPVAQVQFNIVEEFPMSQRGANGFGSTGKH from the coding sequence ATGAAAAAAGTGGATGTGAAGATACTCGACCCGCGCCTGCACGAACACCCGCCCGCCTACGCCACCCCGGGTTCGGCAGGTATAGACATGCGCGCCTGTATCGACGGCAGCATGACCATCCAGCCGGGTCAATGCGAACTCATCCCCAGCGGCATCGCCCTGCACCTGAATGACCCGCATTATGCGGCCATGATCCTGCCTCGTTCCGGCCTGGGACACAAGCATGGCATCGTGCTCGGCAACCTGGTCGGACTGATCGACTCGGATTATCAGGGGCAGATATTCATCTCGATCTGGAACCGCGGACATCACCCTTTTGCATTAATGCCGATGGAGCGAATCGCGCAACTGGTCATCGTGCCGGTAGCGCAAGTACAGTTCAATATCGTGGAGGAATTCCCGATGAGCCAGCGCGGCGCCAACGGCTTCGGCAGCACGGGCAAGCATTAA
- a CDS encoding PEGA domain-containing protein, with product MSDDIHVGEKEKVNANASKVKALASIRIAGYVDGRNVGNPRKIGINEERVFGMSGKDIVLDRDVTDVVADFLRKRLDNSGIQILGKDDANALFELSGVVKELRYDVKARDYVLIRLDTTLKEVATGKVVWAGEVEEKADRFAGVSGNTKGDIADYLKQEIGVVTDKTSEAIYTVLMATRPELFNLTPGTKVIPGVKVLVTPGVASSPEPAVPAPAAPAAGDKSHDSTSANGMLEVNTTPDRAKVYVDGIYFGMSPLRAETDPGVHKVEVKIKGYKTASEKVSIRKGESTELELTLEH from the coding sequence ATGAGTGACGATATTCATGTTGGTGAGAAAGAAAAAGTCAATGCTAATGCGTCGAAAGTCAAGGCCCTCGCTTCCATCCGTATTGCAGGCTATGTTGATGGGCGCAATGTAGGCAACCCGCGAAAAATCGGCATAAACGAAGAACGGGTATTTGGTATGTCAGGAAAAGACATCGTTCTGGATCGCGATGTGACGGACGTTGTAGCTGATTTTTTGCGCAAACGCCTGGATAATTCGGGCATACAGATCTTGGGAAAAGACGATGCCAACGCACTGTTCGAACTGAGCGGGGTCGTCAAGGAGTTGCGCTATGATGTAAAGGCGCGCGACTATGTGCTTATCAGACTGGATACCACTCTTAAAGAGGTTGCTACTGGAAAAGTGGTTTGGGCTGGCGAAGTGGAGGAGAAGGCTGATCGCTTTGCCGGAGTGTCCGGCAATACCAAGGGCGATATTGCCGATTACCTGAAACAGGAAATCGGTGTGGTGACGGACAAGACTTCGGAAGCAATCTATACCGTACTGATGGCTACCCGTCCCGAATTGTTTAACCTGACCCCGGGCACCAAGGTGATTCCGGGCGTTAAGGTTCTGGTGACTCCGGGTGTCGCTTCATCTCCTGAACCAGCCGTTCCCGCACCTGCGGCGCCTGCCGCTGGCGACAAATCGCATGACTCAACTTCTGCAAACGGAATGTTGGAGGTGAATACCACACCCGACCGTGCCAAGGTGTATGTGGACGGCATCTATTTCGGAATGTCACCGCTGCGCGCAGAGACCGATCCTGGCGTGCACAAGGTAGAGGTCAAGATCAAGGGGTACAAGACTGCATCCGAGAAAGTCTCGATACGCAAAGGCGAAAGTACCGAGCTGGAATTGACGTTGGAACATTGA
- a CDS encoding CBS domain-containing protein has product MNDPAISVMTDLRSVSVVNVRARTSLDKANAKMIRYGVRTLLVLDDADKVVGFLTATDVMGEKPVRFLQQVGGTHADIMVSDVMTVQSELEVLNLVDVLKAKVGNILVTLKASGRQHAMVVEENADGSQTVRGLFSATQIARQLGLQIKTAEVAKIFAEIEAAVGTH; this is encoded by the coding sequence ATGAACGATCCGGCCATCAGTGTGATGACAGATCTGCGTAGCGTTTCGGTCGTCAATGTGCGGGCCAGGACATCTCTGGATAAGGCGAATGCCAAGATGATCCGTTATGGCGTGCGGACCTTGTTGGTACTTGACGACGCCGACAAGGTGGTCGGATTTCTGACTGCAACGGATGTGATGGGTGAGAAACCGGTGCGCTTTCTGCAACAAGTAGGCGGGACGCATGCCGATATTATGGTGAGCGATGTGATGACAGTGCAGAGCGAACTGGAAGTGCTGAATCTGGTTGACGTGCTGAAAGCCAAAGTGGGAAATATCCTCGTTACGCTGAAGGCGTCCGGACGGCAACACGCCATGGTGGTTGAAGAAAATGCGGACGGTAGCCAGACAGTGCGAGGCTTGTTTTCCGCAACGCAAATTGCCCGGCAGCTGGGCTTGCAGATCAAGACGGCCGAAGTTGCCAAGATTTTTGCCGAAATCGAGGCGGCGGTCGGCACACATTAA
- a CDS encoding RNA pyrophosphohydrolase → MIDREGYRPNVGIILTNAKNQVFWGKRIRQDAWQFPQGGIQHGETPEQAMYRELHEEVGLHTCHVQILGRTRDWMRYEVPQTWVKRDSRGNYKGQKQIWFLLRLVGRDCDVSLRASGHPEFDAWRWIDYWVELDSVIEFKRDVYRLALNELVRYLPPLKAGARRETAGKMQDSSMDEHKQLIQRG, encoded by the coding sequence ATGATAGACCGAGAAGGTTATCGCCCGAATGTCGGCATCATTCTGACTAACGCAAAGAATCAGGTATTTTGGGGCAAACGCATCAGGCAGGATGCATGGCAGTTTCCGCAAGGCGGCATCCAGCACGGCGAAACGCCGGAGCAGGCGATGTACCGCGAGTTGCACGAGGAAGTCGGGCTGCATACCTGCCATGTACAGATATTGGGGCGTACCCGCGATTGGATGCGTTATGAGGTGCCGCAGACTTGGGTCAAGCGCGATTCGCGCGGCAACTACAAGGGGCAGAAGCAGATTTGGTTCCTGTTGCGTCTGGTTGGGCGGGACTGCGATGTATCGTTGCGCGCTTCCGGACACCCGGAGTTCGATGCGTGGCGCTGGATTGATTACTGGGTCGAACTGGACAGCGTCATCGAGTTTAAACGCGATGTTTACCGTTTGGCACTGAATGAACTGGTTCGTTACTTGCCGCCGCTGAAAGCCGGGGCACGCAGGGAAACTGCAGGTAAGATGCAGGACAGCAGCATGGATGAACACAAGCAATTAATTCAAAGAGGATAG
- a CDS encoding proline--tRNA ligase, translated as MRVSQFFISTLKEAPAEAELPSHRLMLRAGYIRKLSSGLYSWMPLGLRVLRKVEAVVREEMNKSGGIELLMPAVQPAELWQETGRWEVFGPQMLKIKDRHNNLFCFGPTHEEVITDIARREVKSYRQLPLNFYQIQTKFRDEVRPRFGVMRAREFVMKDAYSFHSSFESLEQTYRVMYETYSRIFTRLGLQFRAVAADTGAIGGSGSHEFHVLADSGEDALAFCPNSDYAANVELAEAVAPATPRGEATQEMQKVITPGQKTIEEVAAFFDTSARNVLKAIAVMTHENEFVLLLLRGDHQLNEIKASKVLGEFRFASEEEVHRHMHCRTGYIGPVNATVHVLADRAAAVLSDFICGANDDGFHFSGANFGRDVPLDSANIHDLRNVVAGDPSPDGKGTLDLCRGIEVGHIFQLRTKYSEALQATFLDENGKAQVMEMGCYGIGVSRIVAAAIEQNFDERGIALPASMAPFQVAIAPIGIKKSEAVRNAAEQLYTELVATGVEVLLDDRDERPGVMFADLELIGIPHRIVIGDRGLKEGKVEYQGRKDEAAQAVPLQEVAKLVQSKL; from the coding sequence ATGCGCGTTTCACAATTTTTTATTTCTACTCTCAAAGAAGCCCCCGCCGAAGCCGAACTGCCCAGCCATCGCCTGATGTTGCGCGCGGGTTACATTCGCAAGCTTTCCAGCGGCTTGTATTCCTGGATGCCTCTGGGTCTGCGCGTACTGCGCAAAGTTGAGGCCGTGGTTCGCGAAGAAATGAACAAGAGCGGCGGCATCGAGCTGCTGATGCCCGCCGTGCAGCCCGCCGAACTATGGCAGGAGACCGGACGCTGGGAAGTCTTCGGCCCGCAGATGCTCAAGATCAAGGACAGGCACAACAACCTGTTCTGCTTTGGCCCCACGCATGAGGAGGTCATCACCGACATCGCGCGCCGCGAGGTGAAAAGCTACCGCCAGTTGCCGCTGAATTTCTACCAGATCCAGACCAAGTTCCGCGACGAAGTCCGCCCCCGCTTCGGCGTGATGCGCGCACGCGAGTTCGTGATGAAGGATGCCTATTCCTTCCATAGCAGCTTCGAAAGCCTGGAGCAGACCTACCGCGTGATGTACGAAACATACTCCCGCATCTTCACCCGCCTCGGCCTGCAGTTCCGTGCCGTAGCGGCCGACACCGGTGCCATCGGCGGCAGCGGCTCGCATGAATTCCATGTGCTGGCGGATTCAGGCGAAGATGCACTGGCGTTCTGCCCGAACTCGGATTATGCCGCCAACGTCGAACTGGCCGAGGCCGTCGCGCCCGCCACACCAAGAGGCGAGGCCACACAGGAAATGCAGAAGGTCATTACTCCGGGACAGAAAACCATCGAGGAGGTTGCCGCATTTTTTGACACCTCCGCCCGGAATGTGTTGAAAGCCATCGCAGTGATGACCCATGAAAACGAGTTCGTCCTCCTGCTTTTGCGTGGCGACCACCAGCTCAATGAGATCAAGGCAAGCAAAGTGCTGGGCGAGTTCCGTTTCGCCAGCGAAGAGGAAGTACACCGTCATATGCACTGCCGCACTGGCTACATTGGCCCGGTAAACGCCACAGTGCACGTGCTGGCAGATCGTGCCGCGGCCGTACTAAGTGATTTTATCTGCGGGGCGAACGACGACGGATTCCACTTCAGCGGCGCGAACTTCGGACGCGATGTGCCTCTGGACTCGGCCAATATCCACGACCTGCGCAACGTCGTCGCCGGAGACCCCAGCCCGGATGGTAAGGGCACGCTCGACTTGTGCCGCGGCATCGAGGTCGGCCACATCTTCCAGTTGCGCACCAAATACTCCGAGGCACTGCAAGCCACGTTCCTGGACGAGAATGGCAAGGCTCAGGTCATGGAGATGGGCTGCTACGGCATCGGCGTGTCACGCATCGTGGCCGCCGCCATCGAACAGAATTTCGACGAACGCGGTATTGCGCTACCTGCGAGCATGGCTCCGTTCCAGGTTGCCATCGCTCCTATCGGCATCAAGAAGAGCGAAGCCGTGCGCAACGCCGCTGAACAGCTCTATACCGAATTGGTCGCCACAGGTGTTGAAGTGTTGCTGGATGACCGCGACGAGCGCCCCGGTGTGATGTTCGCCGACCTGGAACTGATCGGCATCCCGCATCGCATCGTGATCGGCGATCGCGGATTGAAAGAAGGCAAGGTCGAATACCAGGGGCGGAAGGATGAAGCGGCGCAGGCCGTGCCCTTGCAAGAAGTTGCCAAGCTCGTACAATCCAAACTATGA
- a CDS encoding lytic transglycosylase domain-containing protein, producing the protein MLSASVRSMLQHAVSDQAAPKLAFASQQEAQLWLDDMSQRLATRIPDAAYRFDLLSTVHYEATRAGLDPHLVLGLIEVESGFRKYAISKSGARGYMQVMPFWTKTIGTGDQDLFHLRTNLRYGCTILRYYLDMEKGDLFRALGRYNGSLGKPEYPNMVKAAWHNHWSRPQQNSSRHTG; encoded by the coding sequence GTGCTTTCTGCCAGCGTGCGCAGCATGCTGCAACATGCCGTATCGGATCAGGCCGCACCCAAGCTGGCCTTCGCCTCGCAGCAGGAAGCACAGCTGTGGCTGGACGACATGTCGCAACGCCTTGCCACGCGCATTCCGGATGCGGCATACCGGTTCGATTTATTGAGTACGGTGCATTACGAAGCGACCCGTGCCGGCCTGGATCCGCATTTGGTCTTGGGCCTGATCGAAGTGGAGAGCGGGTTCAGAAAATATGCAATTTCAAAGTCAGGCGCACGCGGCTACATGCAGGTGATGCCGTTCTGGACAAAAACGATAGGCACGGGTGACCAGGATCTGTTTCATCTGCGCACCAACCTGCGCTACGGCTGCACCATCCTGCGCTACTACCTGGACATGGAAAAGGGCGATCTGTTTCGTGCCTTGGGACGCTACAACGGCAGCCTGGGAAAACCGGAATATCCCAACATGGTAAAAGCAGCCTGGCACAACCACTGGAGCAGACCGCAGCAAAACAGCAGTCGCCACACCGGTTGA
- a CDS encoding TlpA disulfide reductase family protein, with amino-acid sequence MNSFHRMLWVATFLMLSGVASADSFVFKDMQGQQQRLQDYRGKWVLVNFWATWCPPCLEEIPDLIALYDAHRNKDLVVIGVALDSTKDSVVEFVAKKKISYPVVFGDYDLASQVGDVEALPTTYLYDPTGKLVSYQQGMVTRTSVESYIKNKTLRK; translated from the coding sequence ATGAATTCCTTCCATCGCATGTTGTGGGTTGCTACTTTCCTGATGCTGTCAGGGGTGGCGTCGGCCGATTCCTTTGTGTTCAAGGATATGCAGGGGCAGCAACAGCGTTTGCAGGATTATCGCGGCAAGTGGGTGCTGGTCAATTTTTGGGCAACCTGGTGTCCACCCTGTCTGGAAGAGATTCCCGACCTGATTGCACTATATGATGCTCATAGAAATAAGGATCTGGTGGTTATTGGCGTCGCGCTGGACTCCACCAAAGATTCGGTAGTCGAGTTCGTCGCAAAGAAGAAAATCAGTTACCCCGTGGTTTTTGGCGATTACGACCTTGCGTCGCAAGTCGGCGACGTAGAGGCGCTGCCGACTACTTATCTGTACGATCCGACGGGCAAGTTGGTGAGTTATCAGCAGGGGATGGTGACGCGGACCAGCGTAGAGTCATATATCAAAAACAAGACGCTCAGGAAGTAA
- a CDS encoding YqhA family protein → MKFIENLLEGSLWNSRFVIFLAVLGSLFASFAIFYMATVDVVLLVQHTFHYADAGMADEARKALHDSTVSHIVEVVDGYLLAVVLLIFSLGLYELFISDIDQAHGSKASSKILVINSLDDLKSRLAKVILMIMIVTLFEEAINMHVSQPIDLVYMGASIALIALALYWSHAAEGKHSGDDSETADSEHEERAEH, encoded by the coding sequence ATGAAATTTATTGAAAACCTGCTCGAAGGTTCGTTGTGGAACAGCCGCTTCGTGATTTTCCTGGCGGTACTGGGCAGCCTGTTTGCAAGTTTTGCCATTTTCTACATGGCCACCGTGGATGTGGTGTTGCTGGTGCAACATACCTTCCACTATGCCGATGCCGGCATGGCTGACGAAGCGCGCAAGGCATTGCACGACAGCACGGTTTCACACATTGTTGAAGTGGTCGACGGTTATCTGCTGGCGGTGGTGCTGTTGATCTTTTCTCTGGGTTTGTATGAACTGTTTATCAGCGATATCGACCAGGCACACGGTAGCAAGGCATCCAGCAAGATATTGGTCATCAATAGTCTGGACGATCTCAAGTCGCGTCTGGCGAAGGTCATCCTGATGATCATGATCGTGACCCTGTTCGAGGAAGCGATCAATATGCATGTCTCGCAACCGATCGACCTGGTCTACATGGGGGCCAGCATCGCCCTGATCGCATTGGCTTTGTACTGGTCGCATGCGGCGGAAGGCAAGCACAGCGGGGATGACAGCGAAACGGCGGACAGCGAGCACGAAGAAAGGGCAGAACACTGA
- a CDS encoding YihY family inner membrane protein, which produces MKLPNFKLPNLGVVDSVRFLRYVTVRFQEDRCTQMAASLTFTTLLSVVPLITIALTLFSAFPVFSEFSTPLKEYILMNMVPETGGRIITGYMEQFAESASRLTAVGIVFLAVTAMLLMLTIDNAFNMIWRVSRPRSLLQRVLVYWAVLTLAPLLVGGSLSLTSWLVGFSAEYAQRIPTLSMDAIKLVPLMLTTAAFTLLFRVVPNRYVPMRHAVIGGLIGAVAFESMNRAFAFYISHFPTYKLVYGAFASVPIFLMWVYFSWLTVLFGAIITASFSHWRSTHSLRLDQAAKLYYAVGILKLMHKGLNKGEVQTLPGLSRHLHIGYEDVERILDKLVKARIVGKLSGLGWSMVRAPEAVELNELLKIFLLDVATLPRHAGDGDIKAWFTSLEKRMNEPRGMTLYDIWNKSA; this is translated from the coding sequence ATGAAACTTCCGAATTTCAAACTTCCAAATTTGGGTGTTGTCGATTCTGTTCGCTTTTTACGCTATGTCACGGTGCGCTTCCAGGAAGATCGCTGCACCCAAATGGCAGCCAGTCTGACCTTTACCACGCTGCTGTCGGTCGTTCCACTTATTACCATCGCGCTGACCTTGTTTTCGGCATTCCCGGTGTTCAGCGAGTTCTCTACACCGCTCAAGGAATACATTTTGATGAACATGGTGCCCGAGACCGGCGGACGGATCATCACGGGTTATATGGAGCAGTTTGCCGAAAGTGCATCGCGCCTGACTGCGGTGGGTATCGTTTTCCTTGCTGTTACCGCCATGCTGTTGATGCTGACCATCGACAACGCATTCAACATGATCTGGCGCGTATCCCGTCCGCGCAGTCTGTTGCAACGGGTATTGGTGTATTGGGCGGTATTGACGCTGGCGCCGCTGCTGGTTGGCGGCAGTTTGTCGCTCACTTCATGGCTGGTCGGATTCTCGGCAGAGTATGCACAGCGGATTCCCACGCTGAGCATGGATGCGATCAAGCTCGTTCCGCTCATGCTGACGACTGCAGCCTTCACTTTGCTGTTCCGTGTCGTGCCCAATCGTTATGTACCGATGCGCCACGCCGTCATCGGCGGACTGATCGGGGCGGTGGCGTTCGAGTCGATGAACCGCGCTTTCGCCTTCTATATCTCGCACTTTCCCACTTACAAACTGGTGTACGGCGCGTTCGCCAGCGTTCCGATTTTCCTGATGTGGGTGTATTTTTCCTGGCTCACAGTATTGTTCGGCGCGATCATCACCGCCTCTTTTTCGCACTGGCGCAGTACCCATTCGCTGCGGCTGGATCAGGCCGCGAAGCTCTATTACGCGGTGGGTATACTTAAACTGATGCATAAAGGATTGAACAAGGGCGAAGTGCAAACCCTGCCCGGATTGTCGCGGCATTTGCATATCGGTTACGAGGACGTCGAGCGCATTCTGGATAAGCTCGTCAAGGCCAGGATCGTGGGCAAGCTCTCGGGGCTGGGTTGGAGTATGGTGCGAGCCCCGGAAGCCGTGGAACTGAACGAATTGCTGAAAATCTTCCTGCTGGATGTGGCAACATTGCCAAGACATGCCGGGGATGGCGACATCAAAGCCTGGTTCACCTCGCTGGAGAAGCGGATGAACGAGCCCAGAGGCATGACCTTGTACGATATATGGAACAAGAGCGCATAG
- a CDS encoding pyridoxamine 5'-phosphate oxidase family protein: MADMIPDKTSPQDTARAARQLLRAHRYGALGTLSKKFDGYPFGSITPYLVDHDGSLLILISTLAEHTKNIRNDPRVSLITHNQEDPHIQTQGRITVVGTACPIAEREQAGKRYLRYFPEAQTYFAMHDFSFYRIVPLALRYIGGFGDIHWIKAEKYQIPPNTLAAEEDELLGKINAKRSAVQGLVIGIDCDGFDLRLNERTERHDFPALALGIDQAMAFLQNVR; encoded by the coding sequence ATGGCCGACATGATACCCGACAAAACTTCCCCGCAAGATACTGCACGCGCCGCACGTCAGCTGCTGCGTGCCCATCGCTATGGCGCTCTCGGCACATTGTCAAAAAAATTCGACGGATATCCATTCGGCTCCATCACGCCTTATCTGGTGGATCACGACGGCAGCCTGCTCATTCTCATCAGCACGCTGGCGGAACATACCAAAAACATCCGGAATGACCCGCGCGTCAGCCTCATCACGCACAATCAGGAAGACCCGCATATCCAGACGCAGGGACGCATCACCGTGGTCGGTACTGCTTGCCCGATAGCGGAACGTGAGCAGGCGGGCAAACGCTATTTGCGTTACTTCCCCGAGGCGCAGACCTATTTCGCCATGCACGATTTTTCGTTCTACCGCATCGTGCCGCTCGCACTGCGGTATATCGGAGGTTTCGGCGACATCCACTGGATAAAAGCCGAAAAATACCAAATACCGCCCAACACGCTCGCCGCAGAAGAAGACGAGTTGCTCGGTAAGATCAACGCCAAACGGTCAGCCGTGCAAGGGTTGGTAATCGGTATAGACTGCGACGGCTTCGACCTGCGCCTGAACGAACGTACTGAGCGCCACGACTTCCCCGCACTGGCGCTAGGCATCGACCAGGCAATGGCTTTTCTGCAGAATGTTCGTTAA
- a CDS encoding 2-isopropylmalate synthase — MTDKLIIFDTTLRDGEQSPGASMTKEEKLRIARQLEKLGVDVIEAGFAAASPGDADAIHSIAKVIEHSTVCSLARANERDVRAAGEAIKPAKRGRIHTFIATSPIHMEKKLRMTPDQVVEHAVTAVKLALEYTDDVEFSAEDAVRSEMDFLVRIFDEVIKAGATTLNVPDTVGYSIPVLWGERFKQLIARVPNSGKVIWSTHCHNDLGMASANSLAAVMNGAGQLECTINGLGERAGNASLEEVVMAVKTRRDIFTCDTRIDTTQIVPTSKLVSSITGYPVQPNKAIVGANAFAHESGIHQDGVLKHRETYEIMRAEDVGWGANKMVMGKHSGRSAFRSRLQELGIVLEGEDALNAAFARFKELADKKHDIFDEDLQALVSDEEALQVSEHYRLVAMGAHSETGVLPVARVVMSVGGKEHQADAQGGGPVDATFKAIEQIVHSGTELQLYSVNNITSGTDAQGEVTVRLSKGGRVVNGQGADTDIVVASAKAYLNALNKLDTGLERAHPQI; from the coding sequence ATGACTGACAAATTAATCATATTCGACACAACTTTGCGCGACGGCGAGCAGAGCCCCGGCGCATCCATGACCAAGGAAGAGAAGTTGCGCATCGCGCGTCAGCTCGAAAAACTGGGCGTGGATGTGATCGAAGCTGGCTTTGCGGCCGCCAGCCCCGGCGATGCCGATGCGATCCACAGCATCGCCAAGGTCATCGAGCATTCCACCGTGTGTTCGCTGGCAAGAGCCAACGAGCGCGATGTGCGTGCGGCGGGCGAGGCGATCAAGCCGGCCAAACGCGGGCGCATCCACACATTTATCGCAACTTCACCCATCCATATGGAAAAGAAGCTGCGCATGACACCGGACCAGGTGGTGGAGCATGCGGTCACAGCAGTGAAGCTGGCACTGGAATACACCGACGATGTCGAATTCTCTGCCGAGGATGCGGTGCGTTCGGAAATGGATTTTCTGGTGCGGATATTCGACGAAGTCATCAAGGCCGGGGCGACGACCCTGAACGTGCCGGATACCGTGGGCTACAGCATTCCCGTGTTGTGGGGCGAGCGCTTCAAGCAGCTGATCGCTCGCGTGCCGAACAGCGGCAAGGTCATCTGGTCCACGCATTGCCACAATGATCTGGGCATGGCTTCTGCCAATTCCTTGGCTGCAGTAATGAATGGCGCAGGCCAGCTGGAATGCACCATCAACGGTCTGGGCGAACGTGCGGGTAATGCTTCGCTGGAAGAAGTGGTGATGGCGGTTAAGACGCGCCGCGACATCTTTACTTGCGACACGCGCATCGATACCACCCAGATCGTGCCGACTTCCAAGCTGGTTTCCAGCATCACCGGTTATCCGGTGCAACCCAACAAGGCCATCGTCGGTGCCAATGCGTTTGCGCATGAGTCGGGCATCCACCAGGATGGCGTACTCAAGCACCGCGAGACCTATGAAATCATGCGTGCCGAGGACGTGGGCTGGGGCGCGAACAAGATGGTGATGGGAAAACACTCGGGCCGATCCGCATTCCGTTCGCGCTTGCAGGAATTGGGTATTGTGCTGGAGGGTGAAGATGCTTTGAACGCAGCCTTCGCACGCTTCAAGGAACTGGCCGACAAGAAACACGACATCTTCGATGAGGACTTGCAAGCGTTGGTAAGCGACGAGGAAGCCTTGCAAGTAAGCGAGCATTACCGTTTGGTGGCGATGGGCGCGCATTCCGAAACCGGGGTATTGCCGGTGGCACGGGTGGTCATGAGCGTGGGCGGTAAAGAGCATCAGGCCGATGCCCAAGGCGGCGGACCGGTGGATGCGACATTCAAGGCCATCGAACAGATCGTGCACAGCGGAACCGAACTGCAGCTGTACTCGGTGAACAACATTACCAGCGGTACCGACGCGCAGGGCGAAGTCACGGTGCGCTTGTCCAAGGGCGGTCGTGTGGTCAACGGGCAGGGGGCGGACACCGATATCGTGGTGGCTTCTGCCAAGGCCTATCTGAATGCATTGAACAAGCTGGACACCGGATTGGAACGGGCGCATCCTCAAATATAG
- the slmA gene encoding nucleoid occlusion factor SlmA, translating into MATKQPGERKLQILQTVAEMLEQPKGEKITTAALAARLGLSEAALYRHFASKAQMFEGLIEFIEQTVFGLVNKIATEEQDGLKQVEGILGLLLGFAQKNRGMTRVLIGDALVNEDERLQQRINQFLDRIETTLKQSLRMASTQGKLAVDDDISAHANLLLCYVVGRWNQFGKSGYTRDPMAQWPQQWGIFRSQFK; encoded by the coding sequence ATGGCAACCAAACAACCGGGCGAAAGAAAGCTACAAATATTGCAAACCGTAGCCGAAATGCTGGAACAGCCCAAGGGCGAGAAGATCACCACGGCCGCGTTGGCTGCGCGGCTCGGTTTGTCCGAGGCGGCGCTGTATCGACACTTTGCCAGCAAGGCGCAGATGTTCGAGGGGCTGATCGAATTCATCGAGCAGACCGTGTTCGGACTGGTAAACAAGATCGCCACCGAAGAACAGGACGGGCTGAAGCAGGTGGAAGGAATTCTCGGTCTGCTGCTGGGCTTTGCCCAGAAGAATCGCGGCATGACGCGGGTGCTGATCGGCGATGCCCTGGTGAACGAGGATGAGCGCCTGCAACAACGCATCAACCAGTTCCTCGATCGTATCGAGACTACCCTCAAGCAATCGCTGCGCATGGCAAGCACTCAAGGCAAACTGGCTGTCGACGACGACATCAGTGCTCATGCCAACCTGCTGCTATGCTATGTCGTCGGACGCTGGAACCAGTTTGGCAAGAGCGGTTACACGCGCGATCCGATGGCACAATGGCCGCAGCAATGGGGCATATTTCGGTCTCAGTTCAAATAG
- a CDS encoding pyrimidine 5'-nucleotidase, with protein MITEPVWIFDLDNTLHDATPHIFPHINRSMTAYLQEHLNLGEDAANALRMDYWQRYGATLSGLMKHHGTDPDHFLRNTHRFPELSKMVLREPRLRSVLKQLPGKKLVFSNAPLQYAQAVLKLLLVDDLFDDIFAIEHSHYRPKPQSAGFRGLLRKHRVHAAQCVMVEDSAENLLTAKRLGMRTVWVSDALRAPSYVDVKIRNVLELPRAVGKL; from the coding sequence GTGATAACCGAGCCGGTCTGGATATTCGATCTGGATAACACGTTGCATGATGCGACGCCTCATATCTTTCCGCATATCAACCGCAGCATGACGGCATACCTGCAAGAACATTTGAATCTGGGCGAAGACGCAGCGAACGCATTGCGCATGGATTATTGGCAGCGTTACGGTGCAACGCTCAGCGGGTTGATGAAGCATCACGGTACCGACCCCGATCATTTTTTGCGGAATACTCACCGGTTTCCTGAATTGTCGAAGATGGTGCTGCGCGAGCCGCGCCTGCGTTCTGTGTTGAAACAGTTGCCGGGCAAAAAGCTGGTATTTTCCAATGCGCCGTTGCAATACGCGCAGGCAGTGTTGAAATTGTTGCTGGTGGATGACCTGTTCGACGATATTTTCGCCATTGAGCATTCACATTATCGTCCCAAGCCGCAGAGCGCAGGGTTCCGCGGCTTGTTGCGCAAGCATCGCGTGCATGCGGCGCAGTGTGTGATGGTGGAAGACAGCGCGGAGAACTTGCTTACCGCCAAGCGCCTTGGGATGCGCACCGTGTGGGTGAGCGACGCGCTGCGTGCGCCGAGTTATGTGGATGTGAAAATACGCAATGTGCTGGAACTGCCGCGCGCAGTGGGCAAACTTTAG